A stretch of Triticum aestivum cultivar Chinese Spring chromosome 1D, IWGSC CS RefSeq v2.1, whole genome shotgun sequence DNA encodes these proteins:
- the LOC101867529 gene encoding shaggy-related protein kinase GSK2, which translates to MEHPAPAPEPMLLDEQPPTAVACEKKQQDGEAPYAEGNDAMTGHIISTTIGGKNGEPKQTISYMAERVVGTGSFGIVFQAKCLETGEMVAIKKVLQDRRYKNRELQLMRSMIHSNVVSLKHCFFSTTSRDELFLNLVMEYVPETLYRVLKHYSNAKQGMPLIYVKLYTYQLFRGLAYIHTVPGVCHRDVKPQNVLVDPLTHQVKICDFGSAKVLVAGEPNISYICSRYYRAPELIFGATEYTTSIDIWSAGCVLAELLLGQPLFPGESAVDQLVEIIKVLGTPTREEIRCMNPNYTEFRFPQIKAHPWHKVFHKKMPPEAIDLASRLLQYSPSLRCTALDACAHPFFDELREPNARLPNGRPFPPLFNFKHELANASQDLINRLVPEHVRRQAGLAFVHAGS; encoded by the exons ATGGAGCatccggcgccggcgccggagccGATGCTGCTCGACGAGCAGCCCCCCACCGCAGTCGCCTGCGAGAAG AAGCAGCAGGATGGCGAGGCGCCGTATGCGGAGGGGAACGACGCCATGACCGGTCACATCATCTCCACCACCATCGGCGGCAAGAACGGCGAGCCCAAGCAG ACGATTAGCTACATGGCGGAGCGCGTTGTGGGCACTGGTTCGTTTGGCATCGTCTTTCAG GCTAAATGCCTGGAAACCGGGGAGATGGTGGCCATTAAGAAGGTACTGCAGGACAGACGGTACAAGAACCGTGAGCTGCAGCTTATGCGTTCGATGATCCATTCCAATGTTGTCTCCCTCAAGCACTGCTTCTTCTCAACCACAAGTAGAGATGAGCTGTTTCTGAACCTTGTCATGGAGTATGTCCCGGAGACGCTGTACCGCGTGCTTAAGCACTACAGTAATGCCAAACAGGGGATGCCACTTATCTACGTCAAGCTTTACACCTATCAG CTATTCAGGGGGCTGGCGTACATTCATACTGTTCCAGGAGTCTGTCACAGGGATGTGAAGCCACAAAATGTTTTG GTTGATCCTTTAACACATCAAGTTAAGATCTGCGACTTTGGAAGCGCGAAAGTTCTG GTGGCGGGTGAGCCCAATATATCATACATATGCTCACGCTACTACCGTGCTCCGGAGCTTATATTTGGTGCGACTGAATATACAACATCGATAGATATATGGTCAGCTGGTTGTGTTCTTGCAGAACTGCTCCTTGGTCAG CCATTATTTCCAGGAGAGAGTGCAGTCGATCAACTCGTAGAGATAATCAAG GTTCTTGGAACGCCAACTCGGGAGGAAATACGTTGTATGAACCCGAATTATACGGAGTTTAGGTTTCCGCAGATAAAAGCTCATCCTTGGCACAAG GTTTTCCACAAGAAAATGCCTCCTGAAGCCATAGATCTTGCTTCACGTCTTCTTCAATATTCACCAAGCCTCCGTTGCACTGCT CTTGACGCATGTGCGCATCCTTTCTTTGATGAGCTACGGGAGCCTAATGCGCGCCTGCCAAACGGACGCCCGTTCCCACCTCTGTTCAACTTCAAGCATGAA ctgGCCAATGCTTCACAAGACCTCATCAACAGGCTTGTGCCTGAACATGTTCGCCGACAAGCTGGTCTTGCTTTCGTGCATGCGGGGAGCTAA